The [Bacillus] selenitireducens MLS10 genome includes a region encoding these proteins:
- a CDS encoding sigma-70 family RNA polymerase sigma factor — MTRFIQVGQTKVPVSEKMYKEYHQMDRRARYLERDIKVGRIDVDGEHYHFKPAKEDSFERLTDNGSAFTSGSDVEATVIDNLTRALLQEAMNELNEQDRQFIEDYFFEEKTTRQIGKEQNTSHVAVVKRQKRVLEKIKKSFFKKGVTKMPFPLAKK; from the coding sequence ATGACAAGATTCATTCAAGTAGGGCAGACGAAGGTTCCGGTTTCAGAAAAGATGTACAAGGAGTATCACCAAATGGATCGGCGGGCGAGGTATCTCGAAAGAGATATCAAGGTTGGACGCATTGACGTTGATGGTGAACATTATCACTTCAAACCCGCCAAAGAGGATTCTTTTGAACGGCTCACAGATAATGGCTCGGCTTTTACGAGCGGATCCGATGTGGAGGCCACGGTCATCGATAACTTAACCCGGGCGCTCTTACAAGAGGCAATGAATGAGTTGAATGAACAGGATCGACAGTTTATCGAGGATTATTTCTTTGAAGAGAAGACCACTCGTCAAATTGGAAAAGAACAAAACACCTCACACGTCGCAGTCGTGAAACGGCAGAAACGCGTGTTGGAAAAAATAAAAAAATCTTTTTTCAAAAAAGGGGTTACCAAAATGCCCTTCCCGTTGGCTAAGAAGTGA